In Armatimonadota bacterium, the sequence CGTGCGCCCGCCGGGGCCGGATCTGCTGCGCAACGTGACCGCGGAGTGGCTGGCGGAGGTCGAGCGCGTGCAGCTGCTGCTCCGGCTGTCGCCCCGCCTGCGCCTGCTGCACGGGGACTGAACCCGCAACCCGTGGGCCGTAGCGTACAATCGACTGGAGCCCATCTGCGAGCGGGAGGTGCGTCATCCTCGAACTGATCGTGTTCACCAGCGGCGCGGTGTTGCTGGCCCTCGAGATCATAGCCAGCCGGGTCCTCGCCCCCACGTTCGGAAACTCCGTGTACATCTGGGGCAGCCTGATCGGGGTGTTCCTGGCCGCACTCAGCGCCGGCTACTACCTAGGGGGCCGGATTGCTGACCGCTACCCGCGGCCGGGCATGTTCTGCGCCTTCGTGTTTCTGGCCGGGCTGCTGACGGTTCCGATCCCCGTCTTCGCACCGGCCGTGCTGGACGCGATCGTACGCGTCGACCTGGGCCCGCGCGCCGGGCCGCTGGTCGCCGCGGTCGTCCTCTTCTTCCCGGCCAGCGTCGTGATGGGCACGATCTCGCCATACGCGGTCCGGCTGAGCGCGCGTTCGGTCGCGACGGTCGGGGGCACCGCGGGCCGGTTGTACGCGCTGTCGACACTGGGCAGCATCATCGGCTGCCTGGCGGCGGCGTTCTGGCTGATCTCGATCCTCGGCGTGCGTGAGATCATCCTCACGCTCGGACTGGTCGAAATGGGCATGGCGGTGCTGGGACTGGTCGGGCTGCGCCGCCTGGCGACGGCGGCGGCCGCCGCCGTCGCCATCGTCGTGCTCGGCGCCTGGGTCCCCCGCGTCATGGCCGGCGACAGCCCGGAGATCATCTACGCACGCGACACCGTCTACCACCGCATCACGGTCAGCGACGAGGGCGGAATCCGCTACATGAAGCTCGACAACTACTGGCAGAGCGCCACCGACCTCACTGACCCCGAACGGACCGTCTTCCGGTACGCGGACTACATGCACGCCGGCATGTTGTTTGTGCCGGACCCACGCCACGTCCTCTTGATCGGCATGGGCGGAGGGACGATTCCCAAGCGCTACCTCAACGACTATCCGGACGTGCGCATGGACGTCGTGGACATCGATCCCGAGGTGATCGCCGCCGCCGAACGCTACTTCGACGTGCCCGTGGGCGGACGCCTGCGCGCATTCGGACAGGACGGCCGCATCTTCGTCAAGCGGGCCACCGAGCGCTACGACCAGATCCTGATGGACGCCTACCTGAAGGATACCCTCCCCTTCCACCTGGCCACGCGGGAGTTCTTTCAGGAGGTCCGGGCACGCTTAAACCCCGGCGGGGTGTTCGTCGCCAACATCATCGGCGCGCTGGACGGGCCGGACAGCCGGCTGTTTCGTGCGATCTACAGGACGATGCGTGAGGTCTTCCCGGCCGTCTACGTCTTCCCGGTCGACAT encodes:
- a CDS encoding fused MFS/spermidine synthase; translated protein: MFTSGAVLLALEIIASRVLAPTFGNSVYIWGSLIGVFLAALSAGYYLGGRIADRYPRPGMFCAFVFLAGLLTVPIPVFAPAVLDAIVRVDLGPRAGPLVAAVVLFFPASVVMGTISPYAVRLSARSVATVGGTAGRLYALSTLGSIIGCLAAAFWLISILGVREIILTLGLVEMGMAVLGLVGLRRLATAAAAAVAIVVLGAWVPRVMAGDSPEIIYARDTVYHRITVSDEGGIRYMKLDNYWQSATDLTDPERTVFRYADYMHAGMLFVPDPRHVLLIGMGGGTIPKRYLNDYPDVRMDVVDIDPEVIAAAERYFDVPVGGRLRAFGQDGRIFVKRATERYDQILMDAYLKDTLPFHLATREFFQEVRARLNPGGVFVANIIGALDGPDSRLFRAIYRTMREVFPAVYVFPVDMGPVGVPELVRNIIVVGADERLSPAEVRARHAAIRHRIRLADFDAVVEDLYTQPIRTEDVPTLTDNYAPVDALINSR